AAATCGCGCACCCGTTTTAGGGTGCGTTTTTTATTTGGAGCTGCACACATGAAGATAACCTTGAATGGAAACGAAAAGGATATCTCCGACGAAATCGTCCTATCCGCCCTCCTTTCCGAAATCGGGATCGATGAAAGAGGGACGGCAGTGGCTATAAATGGTGAAATCGTCTCAAAAAAAACATTCCACGAAAAAAAGATTAATGCAGGGGACAGAATCGATCTTCTGCGCGCGATCGGAGGGGGATGATGGACGAACTGAAAATAGCGGGAAAAACATTCTCTTCGCGGCTCTTAATAGGCACCGGAAAATTTCCATCCAACGATTCGATGAGAGATGCGATTGAATCATCGGGAGCGCAGATAGCCACCGTTGCACTCAGGCGCGTCGATCTGAGCAAAGAGGATGGCGATATCCTGTCATACATCGACAGAAAAAAGATCACCCTTCTTCCCAACACCTCCGGAGCCAGAGACGCCAAAGAGGCGGTGATGCTCGCAAGACTCGCCCGCGAAGCAGGGCTCTCCGATTTCGTAAAACTAGAAGTCGTTCCGGAACCACGCTACCTGATGCCGGATCCAATTGAGACATTCAAGGCGGCGGAGATCCTCGTCAAAGAAGGCTTCACAGTCCTGCCGTACATAAACGCCGATCCGATACTGGCGA
The sequence above is drawn from the Myxococcales bacterium genome and encodes:
- the thiS gene encoding sulfur carrier protein ThiS; this encodes MKITLNGNEKDISDEIVLSALLSEIGIDERGTAVAINGEIVSKKTFHEKKINAGDRIDLLRAIGGG
- a CDS encoding thiazole synthase, whose product is MDELKIAGKTFSSRLLIGTGKFPSNDSMRDAIESSGAQIATVALRRVDLSKEDGDILSYIDRKKITLLPNTSGARDAKEAVMLARLAREAGLSDFVKLEVVPEPRYLMPDPIETFKAAEILVKEGFTVLPYINADPILAKKLEEIGCATVMPLGSPIGSNRGIKTRDAIAMIIDQSNIPVVVDAGLGAPSHAAEAMEMGADAVLVNTAIAVASNQSEMARAFRLGVEAGRSAYMAGLGPQGETASASSPLTGFLNRE